A stretch of Crossiella cryophila DNA encodes these proteins:
- the glmS gene encoding glutamine--fructose-6-phosphate transaminase (isomerizing), whose amino-acid sequence MCGLVGYVGHRDAAEVLLEGLHRLEYRGYDSTGLAVLSKGRLKTVKAAVRVAELRELVPDKLVGGIGIAHTRWATHGEPTDANAHPHLDPTGRISLVHNGIIENAEVLRAKLSAEGAEFTSETDTEVLAHLVARSSAQRLEDAVREALSEVEGTYGIVVLDTRFPQELVVARQGSPVVLGIGNDEMFIASDVAALVRYTQQVVYLDDGELATVRAGEYVTSRLDRSAVAKTPTTLAMSVEDYDRGGHETFLHKEIHEQPAALDRALRGRLDERFSTARLGGVGLDAREVRSIRRVKFLGSGSSYYAGQIGATLVEELARIPADAEPSSEFRYRNPVIDPDTLYIAVSQSGETADTLAAVAELKRKGGRLLGVVNVVGSAIARECGSGLFLHAGPEVSVAATKSFTNMAASFALLALHLGRVRDLSLADGRRLVDGLRRLPDQLGEILAAEEAIRAVAHKYADARHMFFVGRVRGYPVAREGAQKLKEISYIHAEAYQSAELKHGPLALINPEMPSVVVIPADETFGKNLATIEEIKARGGPVIAVTNTELPAGLADDVLFVPRNEVQLDPVLLGIPLQLFAHHIAEKLGRDIDRPRNLAKSLTVE is encoded by the coding sequence ATGTGCGGACTTGTCGGTTATGTCGGACACCGGGACGCGGCCGAGGTGCTCCTGGAGGGCCTGCACCGGCTGGAGTACCGCGGCTACGACTCGACCGGGCTGGCCGTGCTGAGCAAGGGCAGGCTCAAGACCGTCAAGGCCGCCGTGCGCGTGGCCGAACTGCGTGAACTGGTGCCGGACAAGCTGGTCGGCGGGATCGGCATCGCGCACACCCGCTGGGCCACCCACGGTGAGCCCACCGACGCCAACGCGCACCCGCACCTGGACCCCACCGGCCGGATCTCCCTGGTGCACAACGGGATCATCGAGAACGCCGAGGTGCTGCGGGCCAAGCTGAGCGCCGAGGGCGCCGAGTTCACCTCCGAGACCGACACCGAGGTGCTGGCCCACCTGGTCGCGCGCAGCTCGGCGCAGCGCCTGGAGGACGCCGTGCGCGAGGCCCTCTCCGAGGTCGAGGGCACCTACGGGATCGTGGTGCTGGACACCCGGTTCCCGCAGGAACTGGTGGTCGCGCGGCAGGGCAGCCCGGTGGTGCTGGGCATCGGCAACGACGAGATGTTCATCGCCTCCGACGTCGCCGCGCTGGTCCGCTACACCCAGCAGGTGGTCTACCTCGACGACGGCGAACTCGCCACCGTGCGCGCCGGGGAGTACGTGACCAGCAGGCTGGACCGCTCCGCGGTGGCCAAGACGCCGACCACCCTCGCGATGAGCGTGGAGGACTACGACCGCGGCGGGCACGAGACCTTCCTGCACAAGGAGATCCACGAGCAGCCGGCCGCACTCGACCGCGCCCTGCGCGGCCGCCTCGACGAGCGCTTCAGCACCGCCCGCCTCGGCGGGGTCGGCCTGGACGCGCGCGAGGTGCGCTCGATCCGCCGGGTGAAGTTCCTGGGCAGCGGATCCTCCTACTACGCGGGCCAGATCGGCGCGACCCTGGTCGAGGAACTCGCCCGGATCCCCGCCGACGCCGAACCGTCCTCGGAGTTCCGCTACCGCAACCCGGTGATCGACCCCGACACCCTCTACATCGCGGTCAGCCAGTCCGGCGAGACCGCCGACACCCTGGCCGCGGTGGCCGAACTCAAGCGCAAGGGCGGTCGCCTGCTCGGCGTGGTCAACGTGGTCGGCAGCGCCATCGCCAGGGAATGCGGCAGCGGGCTGTTCCTGCACGCCGGACCCGAGGTCTCGGTGGCCGCGACCAAGTCCTTCACCAACATGGCCGCCTCCTTCGCCCTGCTCGCCCTGCACCTGGGCCGGGTCCGCGACCTCAGCCTGGCCGACGGCCGCCGCCTGGTCGACGGGCTGCGCAGGCTGCCGGACCAGCTCGGCGAGATCCTCGCCGCCGAGGAGGCGATCCGCGCGGTCGCGCACAAGTACGCCGACGCCCGGCACATGTTCTTCGTCGGCCGGGTGCGCGGCTACCCGGTGGCCCGCGAGGGCGCGCAGAAGCTCAAGGAGATCTCCTACATCCACGCCGAGGCATACCAGTCGGCCGAGCTGAAGCACGGACCCCTGGCGCTGATCAACCCGGAGATGCCCTCGGTGGTGGTCATCCCGGCGGATGAGACCTTCGGCAAGAACCTGGCCACCATCGAGGAGATCAAGGCCCGCGGCGGCCCCGTCATCGCGGTGACCAACACCGAACTGCCCGCCGGACTGGCCGACGACGTGCTGTTCGTGCCGCGCAACGAGGTCCAGCTCGACCCGGTGCTGCTCGGCATCCCGCTGCAGCTCTTCGCCCACCACATCGCGGAGAAGCTCGGCAGGGACATCGACCGCCCGCGCAACCTGGCCAAGAGCCTCACCGTGGAGTGA
- a CDS encoding DUF6319 family protein, which translates to MPQVLSEQDLDHVRGELTEGRLPIVWFTSSAVGVEEGRSGKVLALGDESEGDFIQVRPTGSMDVLSFSPSEVTITKPSRKRTVTPTEEVPVTTAEAESPNEAPASPAPSPAAESSAPAAPAAESAPSVPAEKPAEKPKPAKPAAKKAPAAGAAELTVTLTATADGEWTVEVVSGKKKVKPAPVAAANVANLAAELPEEAAEAVQSVIDAARERHRQRVEQLQAELAAAQQALEELAG; encoded by the coding sequence ATGCCCCAGGTGTTGTCGGAGCAGGATCTGGACCATGTCCGCGGTGAACTCACCGAGGGTCGCCTCCCGATCGTGTGGTTCACCTCCTCGGCGGTTGGCGTCGAGGAAGGTCGTTCCGGCAAGGTGCTGGCCCTGGGTGATGAGTCGGAGGGCGACTTCATCCAGGTCCGGCCGACCGGGTCGATGGACGTGCTGTCCTTCTCACCGAGCGAAGTCACCATCACGAAGCCGTCCCGCAAACGGACGGTGACCCCAACCGAGGAGGTTCCCGTGACCACGGCAGAGGCCGAGTCCCCCAACGAGGCGCCGGCGTCCCCAGCGCCCTCGCCCGCGGCCGAGTCGTCGGCTCCGGCCGCCCCCGCGGCCGAGTCCGCCCCGTCCGTCCCCGCCGAGAAGCCCGCGGAGAAGCCGAAGCCGGCCAAGCCCGCGGCCAAGAAGGCCCCGGCCGCCGGGGCCGCTGAGCTGACGGTCACCCTCACCGCCACCGCCGACGGCGAGTGGACCGTCGAGGTCGTCAGCGGCAAGAAGAAGGTCAAGCCCGCACCGGTGGCCGCGGCCAACGTGGCGAACCTGGCCGCCGAGCTGCCGGAGGAGGCGGCCGAGGCCGTCCAGTCCGTCATCGACGCCGCCAGGGAACGGCACCGTCAGCGCGTCGAGCAGCTGCAGGCCGAGCTGGCCGCCGCCCAGCAGGCACTGGAGGAGCTGGCCGGCTGA
- a CDS encoding CDP-alcohol phosphatidyltransferase family protein: MSSTRQEPAQAELPDRVWTVPNILSFLRLAGVPLFLWLLLGPKADILALIVLVVAGLSDWLDGKLARWLNQSSRLGALLDPAADRLYILATLIAFLLRDIVPWWVVAVLVGREIVLGIAVLVLRRLGYGPFEVHYVGKAATFCLMYAFPLLLLTDGTYTGAEWFRPLAYAFTIWGSAMYVWAAVLYLIQLGGALRAGAPPRLAQAAGG; the protein is encoded by the coding sequence GTGAGCAGCACCAGGCAGGAACCGGCACAGGCCGAGCTGCCGGACCGGGTGTGGACCGTTCCGAACATCCTGAGCTTCCTCCGGCTCGCCGGAGTCCCGCTGTTCCTGTGGCTGTTGCTGGGCCCGAAAGCGGACATCCTCGCGCTGATCGTGCTGGTCGTCGCCGGTCTCAGTGACTGGCTGGACGGCAAGCTGGCCCGCTGGCTCAACCAGTCCAGCCGCCTCGGCGCCCTGCTCGACCCGGCGGCCGACCGGCTCTACATCCTGGCCACCCTGATCGCCTTCCTGCTCCGCGACATCGTGCCGTGGTGGGTGGTCGCGGTGCTGGTCGGCCGGGAGATCGTGCTCGGCATCGCGGTGCTGGTGCTGCGCCGCCTCGGCTACGGGCCGTTCGAGGTGCACTACGTCGGCAAGGCCGCGACCTTCTGCCTGATGTACGCCTTCCCGCTGCTGCTGCTCACCGACGGCACCTACACCGGCGCCGAGTGGTTCCGGCCGCTGGCCTACGCCTTCACCATCTGGGGCAGCGCGATGTACGTCTGGGCCGCGGTGCTCTACCTGATCCAGCTCGGCGGCGCGCTGCGTGCGGGCGCCCCGCCCCGGCTCGCGCAGGCCGCCGGTGGCTGA
- a CDS encoding DUF881 domain-containing protein, whose translation MADPKPAELGILGQLLGDHLDAGYDEAHQRRGGEPPKRRSHKAWLVGGALLAGLLMGVAASDAGQRAPDADQARRSLADDVQAARANTEELSRRAAELAQSLDQARGRALDGDEAGRAELDRLTALNQAAGAVAVRGPGLLITVRDPIEARGAQNHQNILDRDLQVLVNALWSSGAEAVAVGGVRLQPRATIRQAGGAMLVDNRPITQPYVLEAIGSPAEMRDALSLTEASRRFLGFAADYGTVFTVETRDELRLAAAGITEGRLAATVTKPPVSSTTQPPPRSTTPPTSTTGGKR comes from the coding sequence GTGGCTGACCCGAAACCCGCTGAGCTGGGGATCCTCGGTCAGCTGCTCGGCGACCACCTCGACGCGGGCTACGACGAGGCGCACCAGCGGCGTGGCGGCGAACCGCCGAAACGACGCAGCCACAAGGCATGGCTGGTCGGCGGCGCGCTGCTGGCCGGGCTGCTGATGGGCGTGGCCGCCTCCGACGCCGGTCAGCGCGCCCCGGACGCCGACCAGGCCCGGCGCAGCCTGGCCGATGACGTGCAGGCAGCCAGGGCCAACACCGAGGAGCTGAGCCGCCGCGCCGCCGAACTCGCCCAGTCCCTCGACCAGGCCCGCGGCCGCGCCCTCGACGGCGACGAGGCGGGCCGGGCCGAACTGGACCGGCTCACCGCGCTCAACCAGGCCGCCGGCGCGGTCGCGGTGCGCGGACCCGGCCTGCTGATCACCGTCCGGGACCCGATCGAGGCCCGCGGCGCGCAGAACCACCAGAACATCCTGGACCGGGACCTGCAGGTGCTGGTCAACGCGCTGTGGTCGAGTGGGGCCGAGGCGGTCGCGGTGGGCGGTGTCCGGCTGCAGCCACGGGCCACCATCCGGCAGGCCGGCGGCGCGATGCTGGTGGACAACCGCCCGATCACCCAGCCCTACGTGCTGGAGGCGATCGGCTCGCCAGCCGAGATGCGCGACGCGCTCTCCCTCACCGAGGCCAGCCGCCGCTTCCTCGGTTTCGCCGCCGACTACGGCACCGTGTTCACCGTCGAGACCCGCGACGAGCTGCGCCTGGCCGCCGCGGGCATCACCGAGGGCAGACTGGCCGCCACCGTCACCAAACCGCCGGTCTCCTCGACCACCCAGCCGCCGCCGCGTTCGACCACCCCGCCCACCAGCACCACTGGAGGAAAACGGTGA
- a CDS encoding small basic family protein has protein sequence MIALFALAVGVLLGLWLDPTVPEWAQPYLPIAVVAALDALFGGIRARLDGKFDAKVFVVSFVSNVVIAALIVWLGDELGVGAQLSTAVVVVFGIRIFGNAAAIRRHLFKA, from the coding sequence GTGATCGCCCTGTTCGCCCTGGCCGTGGGCGTCCTGCTCGGCCTGTGGCTGGACCCCACGGTGCCCGAATGGGCTCAGCCCTACCTGCCGATCGCGGTGGTCGCCGCGCTGGACGCGCTCTTCGGCGGCATCCGGGCCCGGCTGGACGGCAAGTTCGACGCCAAGGTCTTCGTGGTCTCCTTCGTCTCCAACGTCGTCATCGCCGCGCTGATCGTGTGGCTGGGTGACGAGCTGGGCGTGGGCGCGCAACTGTCCACCGCGGTCGTGGTGGTCTTCGGCATCCGGATCTTCGGCAACGCCGCGGCGATCCGGCGACACCTGTTCAAGGCCTGA
- a CDS encoding DUF881 domain-containing protein, with protein sequence MAEPESPKRVGAKHRLVRIRDNRWVTGSTMVLLCLVLGVALVAQVRRTQTGEGLAEARPQDLIVLLDGLQTKEAALRKEIAESEATLRRLQEGGTASAAALDEARRRVTALAVLTGTVPVAGPGLRVEINDGTGKLGPEVLLDVIQELRNAGAEALQAGPVRVGVDTALTGADGLIRIDGTTLTLPYVITAIGDPPTLAAALNIPGGVVDTVERKGGSTRIQQQERVEITALRAERKQKYARPAG encoded by the coding sequence ATGGCCGAACCGGAATCGCCGAAACGCGTCGGCGCCAAACATCGCCTGGTCCGGATCAGGGACAACCGCTGGGTCACCGGATCCACCATGGTGCTGCTCTGCCTGGTGCTGGGGGTGGCCCTGGTCGCCCAGGTCCGGCGCACCCAGACCGGCGAGGGCCTGGCCGAGGCCCGGCCGCAGGACCTGATCGTGCTGCTGGACGGCCTGCAGACCAAGGAGGCCGCGCTGCGCAAGGAGATCGCCGAGTCCGAGGCCACCCTGCGCAGGCTGCAGGAGGGCGGCACCGCCTCGGCCGCGGCCCTGGACGAGGCCCGCCGCCGGGTCACCGCGCTGGCCGTGCTCACCGGCACGGTGCCGGTGGCCGGACCCGGACTGCGGGTGGAGATCAACGACGGCACCGGCAAACTCGGGCCGGAGGTGCTGCTGGACGTCATCCAGGAACTGCGCAACGCCGGCGCCGAGGCCCTGCAGGCCGGACCGGTCCGGGTGGGCGTGGACACCGCGCTGACCGGCGCGGACGGGTTGATCCGGATCGACGGGACCACCCTGACCCTGCCCTACGTGATCACGGCCATCGGCGATCCCCCTACTCTTGCCGCGGCACTGAACATCCCCGGTGGGGTGGTGGACACAGTGGAACGCAAGGGCGGCTCGACACGCATCCAGCAACAGGAGCGCGTGGAGATCACCGCGTTGCGAGCGGAACGCAAGCAGAAATACGCTCGACCAGCCGGTTGA
- the gcvH gene encoding glycine cleavage system protein GcvH, with translation MNVPEQLKYTDDHEWVQVTSEGVVRIGITDYAQDALGDVVFVQPPALGDTVKPGDSVGEVESTKSVSDIYAPLAGEVTAVNEVVVTAPETINTDPYGEGWLFELRLDDAAALEQLLDAAAYAEKISEA, from the coding sequence GTGAATGTGCCCGAGCAGTTGAAGTACACGGACGACCACGAGTGGGTGCAGGTCACCAGCGAGGGCGTGGTGCGCATCGGCATCACCGACTACGCGCAGGACGCGCTGGGTGACGTGGTGTTCGTGCAGCCGCCCGCCCTCGGCGACACGGTCAAGCCCGGCGACTCCGTCGGCGAGGTCGAGTCGACCAAGAGCGTCTCCGACATCTACGCGCCGCTGGCCGGTGAGGTCACCGCGGTCAACGAGGTCGTGGTCACCGCGCCGGAGACCATCAACACCGATCCCTACGGCGAGGGCTGGCTCTTCGAGCTGCGGCTGGACGACGCCGCGGCGCTGGAGCAGCTGCTCGACGCCGCCGCCTATGCCGAGAAGATCAGCGAAGCGTGA
- the garA gene encoding glycogen accumulation regulator GarA encodes MSTHDGPGVPPERPAESTSIFRADFLSEVEGTETAAPEPAISGVDALPSGSALLVVKRGPNAGSRFLLDRDTTSSGRHPDSDIFLDDVTVSRRHAEFRREGGEFVVVDVGSLNGTYVNRAPVDTAVLANGDEVQIGKFRLVFLTGPGAPAQ; translated from the coding sequence GTGAGCACGCACGACGGGCCCGGCGTTCCGCCGGAGCGTCCCGCAGAGTCCACTTCGATCTTCCGCGCCGACTTCCTCTCCGAGGTCGAAGGCACCGAGACCGCGGCTCCCGAGCCCGCGATCTCCGGCGTCGACGCGCTGCCGTCGGGTTCGGCCCTGCTGGTGGTCAAGCGTGGCCCGAACGCGGGTTCGCGCTTCCTGCTCGACCGGGACACCACCAGCTCCGGCCGGCACCCCGACAGCGACATCTTCCTCGACGACGTCACGGTCTCCCGGCGGCACGCCGAGTTCCGCCGTGAGGGCGGGGAGTTCGTCGTGGTCGACGTCGGCAGCCTCAACGGCACCTACGTCAACCGGGCGCCGGTGGACACCGCGGTGCTGGCCAACGGGGACGAGGTCCAGATCGGCAAGTTCCGACTGGTCTTCCTGACCGGCCCCGGCGCACCGGCTCAGTGA
- the ftsR gene encoding transcriptional regulator FtsR: protein MTAAGRPQRGGLSIGTVLSQLRAEFPEVTISKIRFLESEGLVRPARTPSGYRQFSPIDVERLRFVLAAQRDHYLPLKVIKEQLEAIDDGELPSGPAPRPPRTLVAVDGLPTATAFERGGEIRLTREELLESTGIDAATLIELERYGLVRAGAAGFYDSDTAALVRTVRAMTEFGIEPRHLRAFRSSADREVGLVEQIAAPLARQRDRDARARADEVVRELAALSVTLHTLLVKIGLRGVTGG from the coding sequence GTGACGGCGGCCGGGCGGCCCCAGCGTGGTGGCCTCAGCATCGGCACGGTGCTCTCGCAGCTCCGGGCCGAGTTCCCCGAGGTGACCATCTCCAAGATCCGGTTCCTGGAATCGGAAGGCTTGGTCCGCCCGGCGCGTACCCCCTCGGGGTACCGCCAGTTCTCCCCGATCGACGTCGAACGCCTCCGCTTCGTGCTCGCCGCCCAGCGGGATCACTACCTGCCGCTGAAGGTGATCAAGGAGCAGCTGGAGGCGATCGACGACGGCGAGCTGCCCTCCGGTCCCGCCCCGCGCCCGCCGCGGACGCTGGTCGCGGTGGACGGCCTGCCCACCGCCACCGCCTTCGAGCGCGGTGGCGAGATCCGGCTGACCCGCGAGGAACTGCTGGAGAGCACCGGCATCGACGCGGCCACCCTGATCGAGCTGGAGCGCTACGGGCTGGTGCGGGCGGGCGCCGCCGGGTTCTACGACTCCGACACCGCCGCGCTGGTCCGCACCGTGCGCGCGATGACCGAGTTCGGCATCGAACCCCGGCACCTGCGCGCGTTTCGTTCCTCCGCCGACCGGGAAGTAGGGCTGGTGGAGCAAATCGCCGCACCGCTGGCCCGGCAACGCGACCGGGACGCGCGGGCGAGGGCGGATGAGGTGGTCAGGGAGCTGGCCGCGCTGTCCGTGACGCTGCACACGTTGCTGGTCAAGATCGGACTGCGGGGCGTGACCGGCGGGTGA
- a CDS encoding bifunctional nuclease family protein, translating to MSEMRVVGVRVELPANQPILLLRETEGDRYLPIWIGSVEATAIALEQQGVRPSRPLTHDLLKDVIGALGRQLEQVRITDLQEGTFFAELVFDGDVRVSARPSDSVALALRVGVPIHAEESVLAEAGLVIPDEQEDEVEKFREFLDSVSPEDFRGADT from the coding sequence ATGAGCGAGATGCGCGTCGTCGGTGTGCGGGTGGAGCTGCCCGCGAACCAGCCGATCCTGCTGCTGCGTGAAACCGAAGGTGACCGCTATCTGCCGATCTGGATCGGCTCGGTGGAGGCGACCGCGATCGCACTGGAGCAGCAGGGGGTGCGACCGTCCCGGCCGCTGACCCACGACCTGCTCAAGGACGTGATCGGGGCACTGGGGCGGCAGCTCGAACAGGTCCGGATCACCGATCTGCAGGAGGGCACCTTCTTCGCGGAGCTGGTCTTCGACGGGGATGTGCGGGTCTCGGCCCGGCCGAGTGACTCGGTGGCCCTCGCGCTGCGGGTCGGGGTGCCCATCCACGCCGAGGAGTCCGTGCTCGCCGAGGCGGGCCTGGTCATCCCGGACGAGCAGGAGGACGAGGTGGAGAAGTTCCGCGAGTTCCTCGACTCCGTCTCACCGGAGGACTTCCGCGGGGCGGACACCTAG
- a CDS encoding MerR family transcriptional regulator yields the protein MVEEAPSDRGAPEQGALFPDLSLPDELVGYRGPAACQIAGITYRQLDYWARTGLVSPTIRSAHGSGSQRLYSFKDILVLKVVKRLLDTGVSLQNIRVAVDHLRRRGVRDLARITLFSDGTTVYECTSPEEVVDLLQGGQGVFGIAVSGAMREISGTIHEFPAERADGVELLPGEDDELSRKRRDRQTG from the coding sequence GTGGTCGAGGAAGCGCCCAGCGATCGAGGCGCGCCCGAGCAGGGTGCCTTGTTCCCGGACCTGTCGTTGCCGGACGAACTGGTCGGCTACCGGGGGCCCGCCGCCTGTCAGATCGCCGGGATCACCTACCGGCAGCTCGACTACTGGGCCCGCACCGGACTGGTCTCGCCGACCATAAGGAGTGCCCACGGCTCCGGGAGCCAGCGCCTCTACTCCTTCAAGGACATCCTGGTCCTGAAGGTGGTCAAACGTCTGCTCGACACCGGTGTCTCACTGCAGAACATCCGGGTCGCGGTGGATCACCTGCGCCGCCGCGGCGTGCGCGACCTGGCCCGGATCACGCTGTTCAGCGACGGCACCACGGTGTACGAGTGCACCTCCCCCGAGGAGGTGGTGGATCTGCTGCAGGGCGGGCAGGGCGTGTTCGGGATCGCCGTCAGCGGGGCGATGCGCGAGATCAGCGGCACCATCCACGAGTTCCCGGCCGAACGCGCCGACGGCGTGGAGCTGCTGCCCGGCGAGGACGACGAACTCTCCCGCAAGCGCCGGGACCGGCAGACCGGCTGA